The Candidatus Eisenbacteria bacterium genome has a window encoding:
- a CDS encoding VWA domain-containing protein produces MNFLNPLFLFGLAAASIPILIHLFTRRKPREILFPSLAFLSEVQQSEIRRLKLKQWLLLLLRTLAVACLALAMARPAIRGSFGQGSAPTTVVVLVDRSGSMSAGSREGTLFAAARRAVEHVLASLGPADEVLLVPYDAAAAPLSPEPSTDMARVRGALQSLAPGAATTNHRAALEAAARALSASRRLNKELFWLSDLQAAGFGTDSLPAALRDPAFANARIYLVPFATTNRANAALTDASLAPAETGGALEVGAQGFDAQAGDLAVEVQESDGSSLGRGFIALPARGSAGTLLPLSRVPAIGARVSIPDDALPLDNQRWVAAGRDGGLRVVLREDGESSPLRLALEAGSPASGLVVRAAGATEMPEALRSADVVVLNDLERLGAAEAQAVLDHHRAGGAVLVVFGARADAAWWNESVLGALGLGRLGDPVAAASGASWRLMRAVADHAVLSGFPARAGEPLSSARFFAIRGFTPAAAARPLLEFDRSHPALIEAPHALALVASFGAGASDLSTSGAFLPLLHQMVKVLGRGSAAPSLEPGERFTMPATTGPWRIEDADGRELPSELVTRDGATHLESERLERPGLYRVTQAGALRASFAVNPSPAESD; encoded by the coding sequence GTGAATTTTCTGAATCCGCTGTTCCTGTTCGGTCTTGCCGCCGCTTCGATCCCGATTCTCATCCACCTCTTCACCCGCCGGAAGCCGCGCGAGATCCTCTTTCCCTCGCTCGCGTTTCTGAGCGAGGTGCAACAGAGCGAGATCCGGCGCCTCAAGCTCAAGCAGTGGCTGTTGCTGCTGCTGCGCACGCTGGCCGTGGCGTGCCTGGCACTCGCGATGGCGCGGCCGGCGATTCGCGGATCGTTCGGCCAGGGCTCGGCGCCGACCACCGTGGTGGTGCTGGTGGATCGCAGCGGCAGCATGTCCGCGGGCTCTCGCGAGGGCACGCTGTTCGCCGCGGCGCGGCGCGCGGTCGAGCACGTGCTCGCCTCGCTCGGGCCGGCCGATGAGGTGCTGCTGGTGCCGTACGACGCAGCGGCCGCGCCGCTCTCGCCCGAGCCGTCGACCGATATGGCGCGGGTGCGAGGTGCGCTGCAATCGCTCGCACCCGGTGCCGCGACCACGAATCACCGTGCCGCACTCGAAGCGGCCGCGCGGGCATTGAGCGCGAGCCGCCGGCTCAACAAGGAGCTGTTCTGGCTGAGCGATCTGCAGGCCGCCGGATTCGGCACCGACTCGCTGCCCGCGGCACTTCGCGATCCGGCGTTCGCGAATGCGCGCATCTACCTGGTGCCGTTCGCGACGACGAATCGCGCCAACGCGGCACTGACCGACGCGAGTCTGGCGCCGGCCGAGACCGGCGGAGCGCTCGAGGTCGGCGCTCAGGGCTTCGACGCACAGGCCGGCGACCTCGCGGTCGAGGTTCAGGAATCCGACGGGAGCTCGCTGGGACGCGGCTTCATCGCGCTGCCGGCGCGCGGATCCGCCGGCACGCTGCTGCCCCTGAGCCGTGTGCCGGCCATCGGGGCGCGCGTGTCGATTCCCGACGATGCACTGCCGCTCGACAATCAGCGCTGGGTCGCGGCAGGACGCGACGGCGGACTGCGCGTGGTGCTGCGCGAGGACGGTGAATCGTCGCCGCTGAGGCTTGCGCTCGAAGCCGGCTCGCCGGCGTCGGGGCTGGTGGTCCGCGCAGCCGGCGCCACCGAGATGCCCGAGGCGCTGCGTAGTGCCGACGTGGTGGTGCTGAACGATCTCGAACGCCTCGGTGCCGCCGAAGCGCAGGCAGTGCTCGATCATCATCGCGCGGGTGGTGCAGTGCTGGTGGTGTTCGGTGCGCGCGCGGACGCTGCGTGGTGGAACGAATCGGTGCTGGGGGCACTCGGCCTCGGCCGCCTGGGCGATCCCGTCGCTGCCGCGAGTGGCGCGTCGTGGCGCCTGATGCGCGCGGTCGCCGACCATGCCGTGCTGTCGGGATTCCCCGCGCGCGCGGGTGAGCCGCTCTCTTCGGCGCGGTTCTTCGCGATTCGCGGCTTCACGCCGGCCGCCGCAGCGCGCCCGCTGCTCGAGTTCGATCGCTCGCACCCGGCGCTGATCGAGGCACCTCACGCGCTCGCGCTGGTTGCGTCGTTCGGCGCCGGGGCGTCGGACCTGTCGACCAGCGGCGCGTTCCTGCCGCTGCTCCATCAGATGGTGAAAGTGCTGGGGCGCGGGAGTGCGGCGCCATCGCTCGAGCCCGGCGAGCGCTTCACGATGCCGGCGACCACCGGCCCGTGGCGCATCGAGGATGCCGACGGGCGCGAGCTGCCTTCGGAGCTGGTCACGCGTGACGGCGCCACGCACCTCGAGTCGGAGCGGCTCGAGCGCCCGGGGCTCTATCGGGTCACGCAGGCGGGCGCGCTGCGCGCCAGCTTCGCGGTCAATCCGAGCCCCGCCGAGTCCGACC
- a CDS encoding DUF58 domain-containing protein → MSGSNYLDPAVVARLAHLDVRARLVVEGFIAGMHRSPFHGFSVEFAEHRPYMPGDPLKNLDWKVWARSDRLLVKQYTEETNLRCHLLVDLSGSMGFRSPRAVMSKLDYARSLSAALAYLMLQQQDAVGVLTFADRPLTFVPARAVRSHLDVVLKTLASAEAQGRTRLGPALHEVAERIKRRGLVVLCSDLMDDPAEVLKALQHFRHRQHEVVVFHILDPDEADFPYNDTATFVDMESGERLTTEPWEIAKRYRERLEAWSTHYQRACREQLIDYVRLDTRTAFDKALLAYLEKRARLL, encoded by the coding sequence ATGAGCGGCTCGAACTACCTGGACCCCGCGGTGGTCGCGCGGCTCGCGCATCTCGACGTGCGCGCACGACTGGTGGTCGAGGGCTTCATCGCCGGCATGCACCGCTCGCCGTTTCACGGCTTCAGCGTCGAATTCGCGGAGCATCGTCCTTACATGCCGGGTGACCCGCTCAAGAACCTCGACTGGAAGGTGTGGGCGCGCAGCGACCGATTGCTCGTCAAGCAGTACACCGAAGAAACCAATCTGCGTTGTCATCTGCTCGTCGACCTGTCGGGCTCGATGGGTTTCCGCTCGCCGCGCGCCGTGATGAGCAAGCTCGACTACGCGCGCTCGCTGTCGGCCGCACTGGCGTACCTGATGTTGCAGCAGCAGGACGCGGTCGGGGTCCTGACCTTCGCGGACCGCCCCCTGACGTTCGTGCCGGCGCGCGCGGTGCGTTCGCACCTCGACGTGGTGCTCAAGACGCTCGCGAGCGCCGAGGCACAGGGCCGCACCCGCCTGGGCCCCGCCCTGCACGAAGTGGCGGAGCGCATCAAGCGGCGCGGGCTCGTGGTGCTGTGCTCGGATCTGATGGACGACCCCGCCGAGGTCTTGAAGGCACTGCAGCACTTCCGCCACCGTCAGCACGAAGTGGTGGTGTTCCACATCCTCGATCCCGACGAGGCGGACTTTCCCTACAACGACACCGCCACGTTCGTCGACATGGAAAGCGGCGAGCGTCTGACCACCGAACCGTGGGAGATTGCGAAGCGCTATCGCGAGCGACTCGAGGCGTGGAGCACCCACTACCAGCGGGCCTGTCGTGAACAGCTGATCGACTACGTGCGGCTCGACACCCGCACCGCGTTCGACAAGGCGCTGCTCGCCTACCTCGAGAAACGGGCGCGGCTGCTGTGA
- a CDS encoding class I SAM-dependent methyltransferase, with the protein MSYAHTTPYFDAELYDLSYAWYDADRAFYVGESSRAGGPVLEVGCGSGRLLIPAAAAGADIDGIDLEPAMLDLLRAKAARAGLTPHVAQADMRDFTLPRRYALITIPFRALLHNLTAEDQLATLRCCREHLAPGGRLLLNLFFPSMAFIQAKDGVPQLEREFTHPESMALVKMESTTHYDRVRQTLTTDRTVTETPASSAPRVHRYAFTLRWIWKAEMELLLRAAGFERFEVRGGFEGAPFERDDQEMVWTAWRE; encoded by the coding sequence ATGAGCTACGCCCACACCACGCCCTACTTCGATGCCGAACTCTACGACCTGTCCTACGCGTGGTACGACGCCGACCGGGCCTTCTACGTCGGCGAATCGAGCCGCGCCGGCGGGCCGGTCCTCGAAGTCGGTTGTGGATCGGGCCGGCTTCTGATTCCGGCGGCCGCGGCTGGAGCCGACATCGACGGCATCGACCTGGAGCCGGCGATGCTCGACCTGCTGCGTGCGAAGGCCGCGCGCGCCGGGCTCACGCCTCACGTCGCGCAGGCCGACATGCGTGACTTCACCCTGCCGCGCCGCTACGCGCTCATCACGATTCCGTTTCGCGCGCTCCTGCACAACCTCACCGCCGAAGATCAGCTCGCGACCCTGCGCTGCTGCCGGGAGCATCTGGCGCCGGGCGGGCGCCTGCTCTTGAACCTGTTCTTTCCGAGCATGGCCTTCATCCAGGCGAAAGACGGCGTGCCCCAGCTCGAGCGCGAGTTCACGCACCCGGAGTCGATGGCGCTCGTGAAGATGGAATCCACGACCCATTACGATCGCGTGCGTCAGACGCTCACCACCGACCGCACCGTCACCGAGACTCCCGCGAGCAGCGCACCGCGCGTGCATCGCTACGCCTTCACGCTGCGCTGGATCTGGAAAGCCGAGATGGAGCTGCTGTTGCGCGCCGCGGGCTTCGAGCGCTTCGAGGTGCGCGGCGGCTTCGAAGGCGCCCCGTTCGAGCGCGACGACCAGGAAATGGTGTGGACCGCGTGGCGGGAGTGA
- a CDS encoding amino acid permease produces the protein MPEAARVPPRDSVELKRQIGLYAATAITVGNIIGSGIFRSPNSVAQDLHGVGIVILAWVVGGILSICGSLVLAELAVTHPRTGGLYVFIREAFGDAWGFVFGWANLWVIKPTVIASITSVFALYFCQALGLPDSTQFVVGAAAIVLLTFVNWLGAREGAGTASVLTTLKVIGILGVCAAAFLLPATAPGTPMPVVEAVAAKPLLTAFFAAMIGILFAYDGWTDSTYVAGEIKNPKRVMPIAIVWGTWLVVGIYVLTNLAYYTVLGDDGVRAYQAVGSETVRRVLGEWGAKALAVLVAISTFGTTNGAILTGPRVTQAMAADGLLWKPMAGLDPRRGTPSLALWVQAVLSIVWLRVAGGFDDVSGWFVTTSWLFYGVSTAALFVYRRREKEEKLEAPSYRAALFPLTAIVFMAVTAVIIYSDFTTSTPLEIEGVSGPLVGMIALIPRAGLGVLIALIGFPVYWLWKGRKRMA, from the coding sequence ATGCCCGAGGCCGCTCGCGTACCGCCACGTGATTCCGTCGAGTTGAAACGCCAGATCGGGCTCTACGCCGCGACCGCGATCACGGTCGGCAACATCATCGGCTCCGGCATCTTCCGCTCGCCGAACTCGGTCGCCCAGGATCTGCACGGGGTCGGGATCGTGATCCTCGCGTGGGTGGTGGGCGGCATTTTGTCGATCTGCGGCTCGCTGGTGCTCGCCGAACTCGCGGTCACGCATCCGCGCACCGGCGGACTCTACGTGTTCATCCGCGAGGCGTTCGGCGACGCGTGGGGCTTCGTGTTCGGCTGGGCGAACCTGTGGGTGATCAAGCCGACTGTGATCGCCTCGATCACGAGCGTGTTCGCGCTCTACTTCTGCCAGGCACTCGGCCTGCCAGACTCGACGCAGTTCGTGGTCGGTGCGGCGGCGATCGTGCTGCTCACGTTCGTCAACTGGCTGGGCGCGCGCGAGGGCGCCGGCACCGCTTCGGTGCTCACCACGCTCAAGGTGATCGGAATCCTCGGCGTGTGCGCTGCCGCGTTCCTGCTGCCGGCCACTGCGCCGGGCACTCCGATGCCCGTCGTCGAGGCGGTGGCCGCCAAACCACTGCTCACCGCGTTTTTCGCCGCCATGATCGGGATCCTGTTCGCCTACGACGGCTGGACCGATTCCACCTACGTCGCGGGCGAGATCAAGAATCCCAAACGCGTGATGCCGATCGCGATCGTGTGGGGCACCTGGCTGGTGGTCGGCATCTACGTGCTCACCAACCTCGCCTACTACACAGTGCTCGGCGACGACGGCGTGCGCGCTTACCAGGCGGTCGGCTCCGAGACGGTACGGCGGGTGCTCGGTGAGTGGGGTGCCAAGGCGCTCGCGGTGCTGGTCGCGATCTCGACCTTCGGCACCACCAACGGCGCGATCCTGACCGGGCCGCGCGTCACGCAGGCGATGGCCGCGGACGGGCTGCTGTGGAAGCCGATGGCGGGACTCGATCCGCGCCGTGGCACCCCGTCGCTCGCGCTGTGGGTCCAGGCGGTGCTGTCGATCGTGTGGCTGCGCGTGGCGGGCGGCTTCGATGACGTCTCGGGCTGGTTCGTGACCACTTCGTGGCTGTTCTACGGCGTCTCGACCGCCGCGCTGTTCGTGTACCGCCGCCGCGAGAAGGAAGAGAAGCTCGAGGCGCCGAGCTATCGCGCCGCGTTGTTCCCGCTCACCGCGATCGTGTTCATGGCCGTGACCGCCGTCATCATCTACAGCGACTTCACGACCAGCACGCCGCTCGAGATCGAAGGGGTGAGCGGTCCGCTGGTCGGCATGATCGCGCTGATCCCGCGCGCCGGCCTGGGCGTGCTGATCGCGCTGATCGGATTCCCGGTCTACTGGCTGTGGAAGGGTCGAAAGCGGATGGCATGA
- a CDS encoding MoxR family ATPase encodes MRVTTQPATSDLQAVESLKSARERIITELRKVIVGQDEVVDQLLMALFANGHVLLVGVPGLAKTLLISSLARVLDLNFNRIQFTPDLMPSDITGTDVIEEEPATGKRAIRFIRGPVFANIVLADEINRTPPKTQAALLQAMQEKQVTAGGQTFDLTLPFFVLATQNPIELEGTYPLPEAQLDRFMFNVFVDYPSEAEEEKIVATTTSAYEAKLDRVLSGADIIALQKLVRRVPVADHVVRYAVRLARATRGGASSSGGAGAPEFVKQWVSWGAGPRASQYLVLGAKTRAVLMGRFAPGIEDVRAVAPAVLRHRIVTNFSAEAEGIKPDRIIQDLLKTIPTE; translated from the coding sequence ATTCGTGTGACCACCCAGCCCGCCACGTCCGATCTGCAAGCCGTCGAATCCCTCAAGTCCGCGCGTGAGCGAATCATCACCGAGCTGCGCAAGGTGATCGTCGGACAGGACGAAGTGGTGGACCAGCTCCTGATGGCACTTTTCGCGAACGGCCACGTGCTGCTGGTGGGAGTGCCGGGACTCGCCAAGACGCTGCTGATCTCGAGTCTCGCGCGGGTGCTGGATCTCAACTTCAATCGCATCCAGTTCACGCCCGACCTGATGCCGAGCGACATCACCGGCACCGACGTGATCGAGGAAGAACCCGCGACCGGCAAGCGCGCGATCCGCTTCATCCGCGGCCCGGTGTTCGCGAACATCGTGCTGGCCGACGAGATCAACCGCACGCCGCCCAAGACCCAGGCGGCGCTGCTTCAGGCGATGCAGGAGAAGCAGGTCACCGCCGGCGGCCAGACCTTCGACCTCACGCTGCCGTTCTTCGTGCTCGCAACCCAGAACCCGATCGAGCTCGAGGGCACCTATCCGCTGCCCGAGGCCCAGCTCGATCGTTTCATGTTCAACGTATTCGTCGATTACCCGAGCGAGGCCGAGGAGGAGAAAATCGTCGCGACCACCACTTCGGCCTACGAAGCGAAGCTCGATCGGGTGCTGAGCGGCGCCGACATCATCGCGCTTCAGAAGCTGGTGCGCCGCGTGCCGGTCGCCGATCACGTGGTTCGCTACGCCGTGCGACTGGCGCGTGCGACGCGCGGTGGAGCCTCGAGCAGCGGCGGCGCCGGAGCGCCCGAGTTCGTGAAGCAGTGGGTGTCGTGGGGTGCGGGGCCGCGCGCCTCGCAGTACCTGGTGCTCGGCGCCAAGACCCGCGCGGTGCTGATGGGGCGTTTCGCGCCCGGCATCGAGGACGTACGCGCGGTTGCCCCCGCGGTGCTGCGGCATCGCATCGTGACGAACTTCAGCGCCGAGGCCGAGGGCATCAAGCCCGACCGCATCATCCAGGATCTGCTGAAGACGATTCCGACCGAGTAG